Proteins co-encoded in one Dehalobacter sp. genomic window:
- a CDS encoding phage Gp37/Gp68 family protein, whose protein sequence is MTGCTKISDGCKNCYAYRMTRRNS, encoded by the coding sequence GTGACGGGCTGCACCAAAATATCTGACGGCTGTAAGAATTGCTATGCTTATCGTATGACCAGAAGAAATAGTTGA
- the tnpB gene encoding IS66 family insertion sequence element accessory protein TnpB (TnpB, as the term is used for proteins encoded by IS66 family insertion elements, is considered an accessory protein, since TnpC, encoded by a neighboring gene, is a DDE family transposase.), translating into MRKSINGLMALVKDNFSIDPFSEALFVFCNRHRNRIKILEWDGDGFWLYFKRLERGHFRWPAKGDTATMVLETKELSYLIEGAKLEKKLKREEVFERQIS; encoded by the coding sequence ATGAGGAAATCAATCAACGGACTCATGGCGCTGGTTAAAGACAACTTTTCCATCGATCCGTTTTCAGAAGCATTGTTTGTATTCTGCAACCGGCATCGGAACAGAATAAAAATCCTGGAATGGGACGGCGACGGATTCTGGTTGTATTTCAAACGTCTGGAGCGCGGACATTTTCGCTGGCCGGCAAAGGGAGACACTGCCACCATGGTTCTTGAAACCAAAGAATTATCTTATCTTATTGAAGGTGCGAAACTGGAGAAAAAGCTGAAACGAGAAGAAGTTTTCGAGCGGCAAATCTCTTGA
- a CDS encoding response regulator transcription factor produces MNRILIVEDDITLSKGIVLALKEDHCDFVQAYDIASAKKQLQSKAFDLVILDVNLPDGNGLDLLAEVRKTLVLPVIVLTANDLETDIVTGLALGADDYITKPFSLMVLRARVGVQLRKLRQQLSDTVMIDGFSFSFEKMAFWRDGNPIELSKTEQKLLRILIENRGKTVPRADLVDRIWTDGAEYVDENALSVTIKRLRAKLEDLPSSPRYIKTVYGLGYTWAVR; encoded by the coding sequence ATGAACCGCATTTTAATCGTTGAGGATGATATCACCTTAAGCAAAGGCATTGTCCTGGCCCTCAAAGAAGATCATTGTGACTTTGTACAGGCCTATGATATCGCTTCCGCCAAGAAACAGCTGCAAAGCAAGGCCTTCGATCTGGTAATACTCGATGTCAATCTACCGGATGGAAACGGTCTTGACCTTTTGGCGGAAGTCCGTAAGACGCTTGTGTTGCCTGTTATTGTCCTGACTGCCAATGATCTGGAGACGGATATTGTAACCGGGTTAGCGCTTGGGGCGGATGATTATATCACAAAACCTTTCAGTCTGATGGTGCTGCGGGCCAGAGTGGGCGTCCAATTGCGGAAGTTGAGGCAGCAGCTTTCTGATACCGTAATGATTGACGGGTTTTCTTTTTCCTTTGAAAAGATGGCGTTTTGGCGAGACGGCAATCCTATTGAACTCAGCAAAACCGAGCAGAAACTACTCCGGATTTTGATCGAAAACAGAGGGAAGACTGTTCCCCGTGCCGATTTGGTGGACAGGATTTGGACCGACGGGGCTGAGTATGTTGACGAAAATGCCCTGTCGGTGACGATCAAAAGACTGCGTGCGAAATTGGAAGATCTTCCGTCTTCACCGCGATATATCAAAACAGTCTATGGCCTTGGCTACACATGGGCGGTACGGTGA
- a CDS encoding DUF3102 domain-containing protein — MSDLLTERTPPVIAAEINTIKQQTSKILLASAVEVGKRLKEAKALLPYGEWGKWLEESVSYSQRTADRMMQIFDEYGAKLLVSSEDQEMSDSSPVTNLTYTQALILLGLPEDQRDAFIAENDAGSMSKQQLQQAVYVRNQELAGKEELQKICDEQKDKISKLSDERDRAKKEATDNLQAVWAEQGNVLKLQRKLDVLENENTTAKHIAEIENESKLLKLNLSMSQADARFELITKGLEELFVAIKEMAAADPDACSLYIAHANQLMTKTINKLTRIEKASRAASKVQVNQVIDVKD; from the coding sequence ATGAGCGATTTGCTGACAGAACGCACGCCGCCTGTCATCGCGGCTGAAATCAATACGATTAAACAACAAACCAGTAAAATTCTGCTGGCCAGCGCCGTCGAAGTAGGAAAACGCCTGAAGGAAGCCAAAGCGCTGCTGCCCTATGGGGAATGGGGCAAGTGGCTGGAGGAATCGGTAAGTTATTCTCAAAGAACTGCAGATAGGATGATGCAAATCTTTGATGAATATGGGGCTAAACTGCTTGTCTCATCCGAAGATCAGGAAATGTCAGATTCGTCACCGGTGACGAATCTAACCTACACCCAGGCCCTCATTCTTCTTGGGCTCCCGGAAGATCAGCGGGATGCGTTTATCGCTGAGAATGATGCAGGCAGCATGAGCAAGCAGCAGCTGCAGCAGGCGGTATATGTGAGGAACCAGGAGCTTGCCGGGAAAGAAGAGCTGCAGAAAATCTGTGATGAGCAAAAAGATAAAATCTCCAAATTATCAGATGAGCGCGATCGGGCGAAAAAAGAAGCCACGGATAACCTGCAAGCCGTATGGGCCGAGCAAGGAAATGTTTTGAAGCTGCAGCGTAAGCTTGATGTCCTGGAAAATGAAAATACGACAGCCAAACACATCGCCGAGATAGAAAACGAAAGCAAACTCTTAAAGCTCAACCTCTCCATGAGCCAGGCAGATGCCCGCTTTGAGCTGATAACCAAAGGACTGGAGGAACTCTTTGTCGCCATCAAAGAAATGGCCGCAGCGGACCCGGACGCGTGTAGCTTATATATAGCCCATGCCAATCAGTTAATGACAAAGACAATCAACAAGTTAACGCGAATAGAGAAAGCTTCCCGGGCAGCTTCGAAAGTACAGGTAAATCAAGTAATTGATGTAAAAGATTAA
- a CDS encoding HAMP domain-containing histidine kinase yields MNTLACICIGFALAAAGAAAMAIVFYHQRTKKTLARIANMLDTAINGSFAQGIFDESALSAVEAKLARYLSICTVSSQNLLAEKDKINSLISDISHQTKTPLANILLYAQLLSEHELPEDGKACMQALSAQAEKLNFLISALVKTSRLETGIMTVSPKEEVIQKLLDEVRAQIRPKAEAKGILIDLEDTASWAYFDLKWTTEAVYNIIDNAVKYTPSGGRIHIKVIPYELFCRIDITDNGIGIAEDEQSKIFTRFYRSRAVDNQEGVGLGLFLAREIISAEGGYIKVSSQLGSGSTFSVFLPGVK; encoded by the coding sequence ATGAATACACTTGCTTGCATCTGTATCGGGTTTGCCCTTGCTGCGGCAGGCGCAGCCGCGATGGCGATTGTCTTTTACCACCAAAGAACAAAGAAAACGCTCGCAAGAATAGCGAACATGTTGGACACAGCCATAAACGGCAGCTTTGCCCAAGGTATTTTTGATGAATCTGCTTTATCGGCGGTGGAAGCGAAGTTGGCCAGGTACCTTTCCATCTGTACAGTATCTTCGCAGAACCTGCTTGCGGAAAAGGATAAAATAAATAGCCTGATTTCAGACATTTCCCATCAAACCAAAACACCCCTTGCCAATATCCTGCTTTATGCCCAGCTGCTCAGCGAACACGAATTGCCGGAAGACGGTAAAGCTTGTATGCAAGCTTTGTCCGCCCAGGCGGAAAAGCTCAATTTTCTTATCAGTGCTTTGGTGAAAACCTCAAGGCTGGAAACGGGCATTATGACTGTTTCACCGAAAGAGGAAGTCATTCAAAAGCTGCTGGATGAAGTACGGGCGCAAATCAGGCCAAAGGCAGAGGCCAAAGGCATTTTGATTGATCTGGAAGATACAGCGAGTTGGGCCTATTTTGATCTGAAATGGACGACGGAAGCTGTGTATAATATCATCGATAACGCTGTAAAGTATACGCCAAGCGGTGGCCGTATTCATATAAAAGTCATACCCTATGAACTGTTCTGCCGCATCGATATTACCGATAATGGAATTGGGATTGCCGAGGATGAACAAAGTAAAATATTTACCCGGTTCTATCGCTCGCGAGCCGTGGACAATCAGGAAGGGGTTGGCCTTGGACTGTTTTTGGCCAGAGAGATCATCTCAGCCGAGGGCGGTTATATTAAGGTGTCATCACAGCTGGGCAGCGGTTCTACCTTTTCGGTATTTTTACCGGGAGTAAAGTGA
- a CDS encoding DUF1659 domain-containing protein, which produces MTLVVNTLDSVLATRYQTGTTAGGAPVLRQKSLTGVKATATDQDVYDVAVALSSLVDYPLTDIRRLKIFELTDE; this is translated from the coding sequence ATGACATTAGTGGTAAACACATTGGATTCAGTGCTGGCAACCCGCTATCAGACAGGGACTACCGCCGGCGGTGCGCCTGTTCTCCGGCAAAAAAGCCTGACCGGCGTTAAAGCAACGGCAACCGATCAGGACGTATACGATGTGGCTGTCGCTTTATCAAGCCTGGTGGATTATCCATTGACAGATATCCGCCGCCTGAAAATTTTCGAGCTGACCGATGAATAA
- a CDS encoding Ig-like domain-containing protein gives MGRILLSIVIILLLFSSNTFAHSGRTDSNGGHRDNKNASGLGYYHYHHGYGPHLHPNGVCPYETPEKTTIPEPVDVSSVMINSMDNTVLEVGAETVLSAAIYPSDAENKSITWSSSDINVAIVSEDGMVTAINPGSAIITAKSSNGKTNSITLNIDEKAKPVSTVTEEQASSEQETQEMIETNSNQDESGSSVLGYGVVAAIVAWFLLRKKKK, from the coding sequence ATTGGAAGAATCCTATTATCTATCGTAATTATTTTGTTGTTATTTTCATCTAATACTTTTGCCCATTCAGGAAGAACTGATTCAAACGGTGGACACAGAGATAACAAAAATGCTAGTGGATTAGGTTATTACCATTATCATCATGGTTACGGCCCTCACTTACATCCTAATGGAGTCTGCCCATATGAAACACCAGAAAAAACAACAATCCCTGAACCAGTTGACGTTAGCTCTGTAATGATCAATTCTATGGATAACACTGTATTAGAAGTTGGAGCCGAAACTGTATTAAGTGCTGCTATTTACCCTTCAGATGCAGAGAATAAATCTATTACTTGGTCATCAAGTGATATCAATGTTGCTATAGTTAGTGAAGATGGTATGGTTACAGCAATAAATCCTGGTTCCGCGATCATAACAGCTAAATCAAGTAATGGAAAAACAAATAGTATCACTTTAAATATTGACGAAAAAGCAAAGCCTGTTTCAACAGTCACTGAAGAACAAGCTTCTTCGGAACAAGAAACTCAAGAAATGATAGAGACAAATAGCAATCAAGATGAATCCGGTTCTTCTGTTCTCGGCTATGGTGTTGTAGCTGCTATTGTGGCTTGGTTTCTATTAAGAAAAAAGAAAAAATAA
- a CDS encoding IS66 family insertion sequence element accessory protein TnpB, translating into MNIQKVTTEYRLSQWMQVIQDRQCSGQSIKDFCQEKGISKHAYFYWQRQLRKVACMELSKRKEETIVSCVPEGWMQLSQGQEIKSTLDIEVGGCHVTVYAETDPELLKKVCRILRVL; encoded by the coding sequence ATGAATATACAAAAAGTCACAACAGAGTACCGACTATCACAGTGGATGCAGGTGATACAGGACCGGCAATGCAGCGGACAGAGCATTAAGGATTTCTGCCAGGAGAAAGGAATAAGTAAGCATGCATACTTTTATTGGCAGCGACAGTTACGAAAGGTTGCATGTATGGAACTTTCAAAACGGAAAGAAGAAACCATCGTAAGCTGTGTCCCGGAAGGGTGGATGCAACTTTCCCAAGGTCAAGAAATAAAATCAACGCTGGATATTGAAGTCGGTGGCTGTCACGTCACCGTGTATGCGGAGACGGATCCTGAACTTCTGAAAAAAGTCTGCCGCATATTGAGGGTGCTGTAA
- a CDS encoding helix-turn-helix domain-containing protein — MYQRLRDLREDRDLNQQTLADLLNVSQTTYSRYESGTLDIPSVSLIKLAKFYGTSIDYLLGLTDNRKPYR; from the coding sequence ATGTACCAACGACTCAGAGATTTAAGAGAAGACCGTGACCTCAATCAACAAACGCTCGCTGATTTGTTAAATGTCAGCCAGACAACCTATTCCAGGTATGAAAGCGGAACTTTGGATATTCCCAGTGTCTCGCTGATTAAACTCGCGAAATTCTACGGTACAAGTATTGACTATTTGCTCGGGCTTACTGATAATAGAAAACCTTACCGTTAA
- a CDS encoding DUF2922 domain-containing protein encodes MAITNQKVLRMVFTTAGGNAFTITLPQPKTGLTLTQVGAVMDLITAKNIFATPSGDLASKRDIKVVDTTTDDLYDPPQE; translated from the coding sequence ATGGCAATCACTAACCAGAAAGTTTTAAGAATGGTATTCACGACCGCAGGTGGTAATGCGTTTACCATTACCCTTCCCCAGCCAAAGACAGGCCTTACGCTTACCCAAGTCGGGGCGGTCATGGACCTCATCACGGCAAAAAATATTTTTGCAACTCCCAGTGGGGATCTGGCAAGCAAGAGAGATATTAAAGTGGTAGATACTACCACGGACGACCTCTACGATCCCCCCCAAGAATAA
- a CDS encoding helix-turn-helix domain-containing protein, producing MQKLLQDVHIGVNIQRLRKSRNYSQTDMITKLQLLGRSMSRANYAHIEQGVRNIYVSDLILLKEILNVDYEEFFKGLTV from the coding sequence ATGCAAAAATTATTACAAGATGTACACATTGGCGTGAATATTCAACGTTTGAGAAAAAGCCGGAACTATTCACAAACTGATATGATAACCAAGCTGCAATTATTAGGCCGTTCCATGTCAAGAGCCAATTATGCCCATATTGAGCAAGGAGTCAGGAACATCTATGTCAGCGACCTTATTTTATTAAAAGAGATTCTCAATGTTGATTATGAGGAATTTTTCAAGGGCTTAACCGTATGA
- a CDS encoding ABC transporter ATP-binding protein, producing the protein MPILETCKLQKYYGGGETIVKALDGVDLAVENGEFVAIVGTSGSGKSTLLHMLGGLDRPTSGTVTVDGKEIFLLKDEELTIFRRRKIGFVFQNYNLIPVLNVYENMILPIQLDGNEPDKHYIDKIIRTLGLESKLNNLPNNLSGGQQQRVAIARALAAKPAIVLADEPTGNLDSKTSQDVLGLLKVTGKKFSQTIVMITHNEEIAQLADRVIRIEDGRILGGESK; encoded by the coding sequence ATGCCCATACTTGAAACCTGCAAATTGCAAAAATATTACGGTGGCGGAGAGACAATCGTTAAAGCCTTAGACGGTGTCGACCTCGCGGTGGAAAACGGGGAATTTGTTGCGATAGTAGGCACATCAGGCAGCGGAAAGTCGACGCTTCTGCATATGCTGGGTGGGCTTGACCGTCCTACAAGCGGAACAGTCACGGTAGACGGAAAGGAGATCTTTTTGTTGAAAGACGAAGAACTGACGATTTTCCGCCGTAGAAAAATCGGTTTTGTCTTTCAGAATTATAATCTGATTCCTGTATTAAATGTGTACGAGAATATGATCCTGCCGATTCAGCTCGACGGCAATGAGCCGGATAAACACTATATTGATAAAATCATCCGGACATTGGGGCTTGAAAGCAAATTGAACAATCTGCCCAACAATCTTTCCGGCGGGCAGCAGCAGCGGGTAGCAATTGCCAGAGCTTTGGCGGCTAAGCCTGCTATCGTTCTTGCCGATGAACCGACAGGAAATCTCGACAGTAAAACCAGCCAAGATGTCCTGGGTCTGTTAAAAGTTACAGGCAAGAAGTTTAGTCAAACCATTGTTATGATTACCCATAACGAGGAAATCGCCCAGTTGGCCGACCGCGTCATCCGGATTGAAGACGGGAGAATCTTGGGCGGTGAAAGCAAATGA
- the msrB gene encoding peptide-methionine (R)-S-oxide reductase MsrB, whose protein sequence is MSEIYLAGGCFWGVEKLIASIRGVHSTQVGYANGKTANPTYEDVCQRGSGHAETVYVDYDPEIVPLEFLLELYYQAIDPVSLNRQGGDKGTQYRTGIYYVDINDLPVIERSVAKLQKSYDKPVVIEIKAMENFCPAEEYHQKYLDKNPDGYCHIGKDKFTKAAAAIINPADYHAPDPDRLRQTLTGTQYEVTQNNATEPPFHNAFWDTFRPGIYVDITTGEPLFASSDKFESGCGWPSFTKPIDPNVVWEKTDTSHSMLRTEVRSHAGDAHLGHVFADGPRESGGLRYCINSASLRFVPKEDMEREGYGNLIGLVK, encoded by the coding sequence ATGTCTGAGATTTATCTTGCGGGCGGCTGTTTTTGGGGTGTGGAAAAATTGATTGCGTCTATTCGCGGGGTTCATTCCACGCAAGTGGGCTATGCCAATGGCAAGACCGCGAACCCGACCTATGAGGATGTGTGTCAGCGCGGCAGCGGACATGCCGAGACGGTGTATGTAGACTATGATCCGGAGATTGTGCCGCTGGAATTCTTGCTGGAATTATATTATCAGGCGATTGATCCGGTCTCGCTCAACCGGCAGGGCGGCGACAAGGGGACCCAATACCGTACCGGGATTTATTATGTGGATATTAATGATCTGCCGGTGATAGAACGATCCGTGGCCAAGCTGCAAAAAAGCTACGATAAACCTGTCGTGATCGAGATAAAAGCAATGGAGAACTTTTGTCCGGCGGAAGAGTACCACCAAAAATATCTGGATAAAAATCCGGATGGCTACTGTCACATCGGCAAGGATAAATTCACGAAGGCGGCAGCGGCCATTATCAACCCGGCCGATTATCATGCGCCGGATCCTGACAGGCTGCGCCAAACCCTGACCGGAACGCAGTACGAAGTGACGCAGAATAATGCCACCGAGCCGCCGTTTCATAACGCGTTCTGGGACACTTTCCGGCCGGGCATTTATGTGGATATTACAACAGGCGAGCCGCTTTTTGCCTCCTCGGATAAATTCGAATCAGGATGCGGCTGGCCGAGCTTTACCAAGCCTATTGACCCCAATGTGGTCTGGGAAAAGACCGATACTTCCCATAGCATGCTGCGGACCGAGGTCAGGAGCCACGCCGGCGACGCTCATCTGGGGCATGTGTTTGCTGATGGACCAAGGGAATCCGGCGGTCTGCGATACTGTATCAACAGCGCCTCGCTGCGGTTCGTGCCCAAAGAAGATATGGAGCGGGAAGGGTACGGAAATTTAATTGGACTTGTGAAGTAG
- a CDS encoding IS66 family transposase — MKTQETSAEQLLGIIEEKDRKIAELEQQVQWFMSQIRLAKHKQFGASSEKTDGIQMLIFNEAESSADISKPEPKLAEVKAHYRKRTRLTTDKLPKDLPVEVIEHELPAEECICPNCSSQLHTMGRETREELKVIPAKAIIVRHVRHIYACRNCEGTAEHVPIIKADMPEPVIKGGFASPETIAHIAVQKFMMASPLYRQEQEWKQNGILLSRQTMSNWMIKASEDWLEPIYEEMKLRLCEHEVLHADETTLQVLKEPGKTAQSKSYMWLYRTSGDTKHQIVIYDYQVDRKHTHPGKFLKDFTGYLHTDGYEGYHKLPENIIVVGCLAHLRRKFFDAFKTLPKEKQPESSAAKGVTYCDKLFHLEKQFASLTPYKRLQERKRLSKPVFDDFYNWINGLAALPNTLLGKAVHYAKSQQKYLKRYLLDGRLEISNNRAERSIKPFVIGRKNWIFTNTPNGARASAIYYSLIVSARENGLNPFEYLTWIFTNAPNLGRAGYISEIKDFLPGSAALPEKVFTPQPGNGSPEKYAWEED; from the coding sequence ATGAAAACGCAAGAAACTTCAGCAGAACAACTGCTTGGAATAATTGAAGAAAAGGACCGCAAAATTGCTGAATTAGAGCAACAAGTACAGTGGTTTATGTCACAGATCCGCCTTGCTAAGCATAAACAATTTGGCGCATCAAGTGAAAAGACAGACGGTATTCAGATGCTCATATTCAACGAGGCCGAATCAAGCGCCGATATAAGCAAGCCGGAACCGAAGCTTGCCGAGGTAAAAGCGCATTATCGTAAACGGACACGCCTTACAACTGACAAATTGCCGAAGGATTTACCTGTTGAGGTAATTGAACACGAGCTTCCGGCAGAAGAGTGTATTTGTCCGAATTGCAGCAGTCAGTTACATACAATGGGCAGGGAAACTCGCGAAGAACTCAAAGTCATTCCTGCCAAAGCAATCATTGTACGGCACGTACGGCATATTTACGCCTGCCGTAATTGTGAAGGAACTGCCGAGCATGTTCCTATCATAAAAGCAGATATGCCGGAACCTGTCATCAAAGGCGGATTTGCTTCCCCCGAGACAATTGCCCATATAGCGGTACAGAAATTCATGATGGCATCCCCACTATACCGACAGGAGCAGGAGTGGAAACAAAACGGCATCCTGCTTTCCCGGCAGACGATGTCAAACTGGATGATCAAAGCCAGTGAGGACTGGCTGGAACCGATATATGAAGAGATGAAGCTTAGATTATGTGAGCATGAAGTGCTCCACGCAGATGAAACCACGCTGCAGGTGTTGAAAGAACCGGGAAAGACGGCGCAGTCAAAGAGTTACATGTGGCTGTACCGCACCAGCGGAGATACAAAACACCAGATTGTAATTTATGACTATCAAGTTGACAGAAAACATACCCATCCTGGAAAATTCTTAAAAGATTTTACAGGTTACCTTCATACAGATGGATACGAAGGTTATCATAAGCTTCCTGAAAACATAATCGTTGTGGGCTGCCTGGCACATCTTAGGCGGAAGTTTTTCGATGCCTTTAAAACCCTGCCCAAGGAGAAACAACCGGAATCCAGTGCGGCAAAAGGGGTTACCTATTGTGACAAGCTGTTCCACCTTGAAAAACAGTTTGCTTCCCTTACCCCGTATAAACGCCTTCAAGAGCGCAAACGCTTGTCAAAGCCTGTATTTGATGACTTTTACAATTGGATCAATGGGCTTGCTGCTTTGCCTAACACACTTCTTGGTAAGGCGGTACATTATGCCAAGTCCCAACAAAAATATCTTAAGAGATACCTGCTGGACGGACGTCTTGAAATTTCAAACAACCGTGCGGAACGTAGTATTAAACCTTTTGTAATCGGTCGAAAGAACTGGATCTTTACTAACACACCAAACGGCGCCAGGGCCAGTGCGATTTATTACAGCCTAATTGTGAGTGCGAGAGAAAATGGCTTGAATCCATTTGAATATTTAACATGGATTTTTACAAATGCCCCTAACTTAGGAAGAGCGGGTTACATATCTGAAATTAAAGACTTTTTACCTGGTAGTGCAGCCTTGCCGGAGAAAGTATTCACCCCGCAGCCCGGTAACGGAAGTCCGGAAAAATATGCGTGGGAGGAAGACTGA
- the dinD gene encoding DNA damage-inducible protein D, which produces MTEIERYSEKTFEAIKHFTAEGIEFWYARELKAVLEYKQWRRFSEVIDKAKIACQNSGNILSDHFANVGKMVDIGSGAEREIEDIMLSRYACYLIVQNGDSRKKVIAIGQTYFAVKTRQQELIENYDQLTEEQKRFAIRNEIIAHNKSLAEAAKGAGVVEAKDYAIFQNKGYQGLYGGLGVKEIHERKGLKKSQKILDHMGSTELAANLFRATQTDEKLRRENVKGKEKANQTHFQVGKKVRQTIKELGGTMPEDLPTPGKSIQQIEKEHKNRYKEIE; this is translated from the coding sequence ATGACTGAGATTGAAAGATATTCGGAAAAAACTTTTGAAGCCATCAAACATTTTACTGCAGAAGGTATAGAGTTTTGGTATGCCAGAGAGTTAAAGGCTGTTTTGGAATACAAGCAATGGCGCAGGTTTAGTGAAGTTATCGATAAAGCAAAAATTGCTTGCCAAAACAGTGGCAATATTTTGTCTGACCATTTTGCCAACGTTGGCAAAATGGTTGATATCGGTTCAGGTGCTGAACGAGAGATAGAAGATATAATGCTTTCCCGTTACGCATGTTATTTAATTGTTCAAAATGGAGACTCTCGTAAAAAAGTGATTGCAATCGGACAAACCTATTTTGCCGTAAAGACACGTCAACAAGAATTAATCGAAAACTATGACCAGTTGACCGAAGAACAGAAGCGTTTTGCAATCCGTAACGAGATTATTGCCCATAATAAGTCTTTAGCTGAGGCGGCAAAAGGGGCCGGCGTTGTTGAAGCAAAGGATTATGCGATTTTTCAGAATAAAGGGTACCAAGGGTTGTATGGCGGCTTAGGGGTGAAAGAAATCCATGAACGCAAAGGCTTAAAGAAAAGCCAAAAAATACTCGACCATATGGGAAGCACGGAACTGGCGGCAAATCTATTCCGGGCCACTCAAACCGATGAAAAATTGAGAAGAGAGAATGTTAAAGGAAAAGAAAAAGCCAATCAGACTCATTTCCAAGTAGGGAAAAAGGTACGGCAAACGATCAAAGAATTGGGAGGAACCATGCCGGAGGATTTACCGACACCTGGGAAGAGCATTCAGCAAATTGAGAAAGAACATAAGAATAGGTATAAGGAAATAGAATAA